The DNA window ATATCCCCCATTCAGAAGTACTGACCGAAGAAGAAAAACAACGGCTGCTTCTCAAACTTTCCCATCGCCTGACCCGGGAAGGAGAACTGATACTGATAGATGCATCCAGCCGTTCACAAGTGAAAAACAGGGAGCAAGTAACGGAGAAGTTCTATGCCCTGCTGGAAGAAGGCTTGAAAAAACCAAAGAAACGAAAACCTACCAAACCCTCGAAAGCCGCCAAAAGGAAACGGCTGGAAGAGAAGAAGAAACATTCCGAGAAGAAACAAATGCGCAAGCCTCCTGATAAAACTTAAAATATCCTTATGCAAGCAATCATATTTGATATGGATGGTGTGCTGGTAGACAATCAGGACATTCATCGCAAGGCATGGGTCGAATTCTGCAGGCGCATCGGCCATCCCATCGACCCCGCAGATTTTGACCGGGTGGGTTTCGGTAGAAAGAACAAGGAATTTCTTCGCTACTTCCTGCAGCGGGAAGTAAGCGGCCAGGAAGCTAAAATCCTTGGTGAAAAGAAGGAAGCCGTTTACAGAGAACTCGCCGGT is part of the Bacteroidales bacterium genome and encodes:
- the arfB gene encoding aminoacyl-tRNA hydrolase, producing the protein MSSKSIRKRPVDRELRFNTSRSGGPGGQHANKTETQVELRFHIPHSEVLTEEEKQRLLLKLSHRLTREGELILIDASSRSQVKNREQVTEKFYALLEEGLKKPKKRKPTKPSKAAKRKRLEEKKKHSEKKQMRKPPDKT